Proteins encoded within one genomic window of Diorhabda sublineata isolate icDioSubl1.1 chromosome 1, icDioSubl1.1, whole genome shotgun sequence:
- the LOC130451558 gene encoding farnesyl pyrophosphate synthase-like, whose protein sequence is MLQKLRSRSKNVISSILLKRYSHTTSITGTRYRNRPQTVDVSLEKTELFKVFPEINEEILDEQLIYLDEYPDYRKRYTKLMYYNTHDINPRFLSRAIFTVHAYRLLEKPSLLTLDNIRKACILGWCHRMIDISIIIDDDIADDSKIRYNKPTWHQLDEVGINNAILDAAFIESAAHFLIINHFSNHSQYVNIQRELLSSYAHTNVAQLHEIKKRKIEDLEKCQNFAKFIIMTQPVVASALYLANIVDTDAHAASKQICLDIARFQKIDDDVKGIMTPFSERLKECTDISEGRTSWLAIEAYKRSNEAQRKILRDHYVLDIVIAHKQLTFHWKKRNYLRYFLK, encoded by the exons atgttACAAAAACTAAGAAGTAGATCTAAGAATGTTATTTCATCTATATTATTGAAAAGATACAGTCACACTACTTCAATAACTGG TACTCGATATCGTAATCGCCCACAAACAGTTGACGTTTCATTGGAAAAAACGGAATTATTTAAGGTATTtcctgaaataaatgaagagaTACTTGACGAACAGCTAATTTATCTTGACGAATATCCAGATTATCGAAAAAGATATACCAAATTGATGTATTACAATACCCACGATATAAATCCAAGATTTCTATCTAGAGCTATATTCACAGTACATGCTTACAGACTTCTGGAAAAACCATCCCTTTTGACACTAGATAATATAAGAAAAGCTTGTATTCTTGGGTGGTGTCATAGAATG ATAgatatttcgataattatagatGACGATATCGCAGATGACTCTAAAATACGTTACAACAAACCAACTTGGCACCAGCTCGACGAAGTAGGAATAAACAACGCTATTCTTGATGCCGCTTTCATAGAATCCGCCGCTCACTTCCTAATCATCAACCATTTTTCCAATCATTCCCAATACGTCAACATCCAAAGAGAATTATTAAGCTCTTACGCCCATACTAATGTGGCTCAACTGCATGAAATTAAGAAACGTAAAATTGAGGATttagaaaaatgtcaaaattttgcaaaatttattatcatgaCACAACCAGTTGTTGCTTCAGCATTGTATTTGGCAAATATTGTTGATACAGACGCTCATGCTGCTTCCAAACAAATATGTTTGGATATCGCTCGTTTCCAAAAGATCGAT GACGATGTGAAAGGGATAATGACTCCTTTCAGTGAAAGGCTGAAAGAATGTACGGATATTTCAGAAGGTAGGACTTCTTGGTTGGcgattgaagcttataaaagaAGCAACGAAGCACAAAGGAAAATCTTACGTGACCACTATg
- the LOC130451525 gene encoding phospholipase A1 VesT1.02-like: protein MIHEFATNGVLNLNRSTLCGHSFGAIIAGHIGSLLNGRAGQAIGLDPTSKLISFQITFKGMTKSSAQYVQIIHTDFIMGDIRELGTADFYVNGGIRQPKCGLDFGEHCSHLSAIDYYVESILMNDFIAKKCSNYLMYIWGLCESNTISCMGGYHLDTKARGKYYVETNLKPPYGKGECSVEETVTKMSL from the exons ATGATTCATGAGTTTGCTACAAATGGTGTTTTGAATTTGAATCGTTCTACACTTTGTGGACATTCTTTCGGAGCTATTATTGCCGGTCATATTGGTAGTTTGTTAAATGGTAGAGCAGGTCAAGCGATTG GTTTAGATCCTACAAGTAAACTGATATCTTTCCAAATCACTTTTAAAGGAATGACGAAATCTAGTGCCCAATACGTTCAGATAATACATACTGATTTTATCATGGGTGATATCAGAGAATTAGGAACAGCAGATTTTTACGTCAACGGGGGTATAAGACAACCTAAATGTGGTTTAGATTTTGGAGAACATTGTTCCCACTTATCAGCCATAGATTATTACGTGGAATCTATATTAATGAATGATTTTATAGCGAAGAAATGTAGTAACTACTTAATGTATATATGGGGTTTGTGTGAAAGCAATACCATTTCATGTATGGGTGGATATCATTTGGATACAAA agCCCGAGGCAAGTATTACGTAGAAACAAATCTGAAACCACCTTATGGTAAAGGCGAATGTTCCGTTGAAGAAACCGTCACGAAAATGAGTTTATAA
- the LOC130440944 gene encoding uncharacterized protein LOC130440944 has protein sequence MIYDYNIIRVTRNERNNILKSLNVSLEDFNEMVGILAKWIIQSNLPEEESSRKKIEIFLFNTKMNMEKTKRCLENYYTLRTEHSNFFGKMIPNTNLYNEVKKISRPIVMPDLTSDLCRIVIFRLEKCEDLQCDAEFYQLLTMMGVELRLDRGDCFYSHILIIDLSYFEPKHLLKYTPRVCSFYAKLFLAINLRLKNIHIVNPSTIIDKVLTFFKLFLPSKFHGKLVIHSSYESLYAFIPKNYLPSNYGGTQISIEKIQDRWCEEIEKNEALFEKLLLLKCQSTNNNEVSTNNVFGVNGSFRKLTVD, from the exons ATGATTTACGATTATAATATTATCCGAGTGacaagaaatgaaagaaataatattttaaaatctctGAATGTTTCGTTGGAGGATTTTAATGAAATGGTTGGAATACTAGCAAAATGGATAATACAGAGTAATTTACCTGAAGAAG aaagttcgagaaaaaaaattgaaatatttctgtttaACACTAAAATGAATATGGAAAAAACCAAAAGGtgtttagaaaattattatactcTACGGAcagaacattcaaatttttttggtaagATGATACCgaatacaaatttatataacGAAGTCAAAAAAATATC GCGTCCCATTGTTATGCCGGACCTAACCTCAGATTTGTGTCGCATAGTCATTTTTAGACTGGAAAAATGCGAAGATTTACAATGCGACGCCGAATTTTATCAATTGTTAACCATGATGGGCGTGGAATTGAGACTTGATAGGGGAGATTGTTTTTACtctcatattttaataattgatctGTCATATTTCGAGCCGAAGCATTTACTAAAATATACACCAAGGGTTTGCTCATTCTATGCAAAATTATTC cTTGCTATCAATTTGAGACTCAAAAATATCCATATAGTGAACCCATCCACGATTATTGATAaagttttaacgttttttaaactgtttctaCCAAGCAAGTTTCATGGCAAA CTTGTGATTCATTCAAGTTATGAATCACTTTATGCATTTATTCCTAAGAATTATTTGCCTTCGAATTATGGAGGGACTCAAATatcgattgaaaaaattcaag ACAGATGGtgtgaagaaattgaaaaaaatgaagctttgtttgaaaaattgctGCTTTTAAAATGTCAGTCCACTAATAATAACGAAGTGTCAACAAATAACGTCTTCGGCGTCAATGGAAGTTTCAGAAAATTGACTGTagattaa